A window from Caulobacter sp. X encodes these proteins:
- a CDS encoding RNA polymerase sigma factor, producing MGAQSPPTGHDVELAAKAAGGDRQAYGELVRRHGSAVRGLLRRLGADSATADDLAQDAFITGFEQVAEFRGEGTFAGWIKKIAARLYLKKVKREARLIFSDAVEPVEELGSRDASGDAASRIDLDDALKALSRGERLCVSLCYGADWSHGEAAEALNIPIGTVKSHVKRGLDKLRAKLARPDEGARREAHG from the coding sequence ATGGGCGCGCAAAGCCCGCCAACCGGTCACGACGTCGAGCTCGCCGCCAAGGCGGCGGGAGGCGATCGCCAGGCCTACGGAGAGCTGGTTCGGCGTCACGGCTCGGCCGTGCGCGGCCTGCTGCGGCGGCTGGGCGCCGACTCCGCGACGGCCGACGATCTGGCTCAGGACGCCTTCATCACGGGCTTCGAGCAGGTGGCCGAGTTCCGGGGCGAGGGGACCTTCGCCGGCTGGATCAAGAAGATCGCCGCCCGACTCTATCTGAAGAAGGTCAAGCGCGAGGCGCGGCTGATCTTCTCGGATGCGGTCGAGCCGGTCGAGGAGCTGGGAAGTCGGGACGCTTCGGGCGACGCCGCCAGCCGCATCGATCTGGACGATGCGCTGAAGGCGCTCTCGCGCGGCGAGCGGCTGTGCGTGTCGCTTTGCTACGGGGCCGACTGGTCCCACGGCGAGGCGGCCGAGGCCTTGAACATTCCCATTGGCACGGTCAAATCCCATGTCAAACGTGGTCTGGATAAACTCCGGGCGAAGCTCGCCCGGCCCGATGAGGGGGCGAGGAGGGAAGCTCATGGCTGA
- a CDS encoding cytochrome c has product MTLMSKAATFGIVAGIMMATGAVAHEPGNLPNTPAGKAIKARHDNFKQIGAANKAISDELKKDAPDRKLIADNAAKLKTLTTQIPSWFPKGSGPESKLPTDAKPEVWTDPAKFSAAINRAQLEVSRLQQLAAAGDLDGVRGQSRAVGASCKSCHESFRVPRN; this is encoded by the coding sequence ATGACGCTGATGAGCAAAGCCGCGACCTTCGGCATCGTCGCGGGGATCATGATGGCGACGGGCGCGGTGGCCCATGAGCCCGGAAACCTGCCCAACACCCCGGCGGGCAAGGCCATCAAGGCCAGGCATGACAACTTCAAGCAGATCGGAGCCGCCAACAAGGCCATCTCGGACGAGCTGAAGAAAGACGCGCCCGACCGCAAGCTGATCGCCGACAACGCCGCCAAGCTGAAGACGCTCACCACGCAGATCCCCTCGTGGTTCCCCAAGGGCAGCGGACCGGAGTCCAAGCTGCCGACCGACGCCAAGCCCGAGGTGTGGACGGATCCGGCCAAGTTCTCGGCCGCGATCAACCGCGCCCAGCTTGAGGTGTCCCGCCTGCAGCAACTGGCGGCCGCCGGCGATCTGGACGGCGTGCGCGGCCAGTCCCGCGCGGTCGGCGCCTCGTGCAAGAGCTGCCACGAGTCCTTCCGCGTGCCGCGGAACTAA
- a CDS encoding sulfatase produces the protein MKRWILAFAACLVGLATTGFSSPAKPRAPNVIVILTDDLGYGDLGAYGGKVIDTPNIDALAASGVRFTAGYATAAVCAPSRAGLISGRHQARFGFEFNPVGRDEQTGVPVSETSIAQVMKSAGYATAMVGKWHIGQAPGFHPLDRGFDSFFGFLGGAASYFKDPSESGLQADTGADGAMTRARFPIVRGRTVVEQGGYLTDVFTDEAIGFIKSHRRQPFFLYLAYNAPHTPLQAPKAYTDRYAHIASPHQRLYAAMVASLDDNIGRLRKALADEDLERDTVVFFLSDNGCPNYIRGACSNAPLSGYKAFPWEGGVRVPFIISAPGRISPGMVSSRPVSTLDILPTVAHLAGVKAPTGVEGRDIASALAPTAKPVERAFYWRMGPNHAVREGNWKLLVVNKSDTVDDMTNVLGSPTPDGVKAQVSPLGQWTLLFDVSKDPGEKHDLASAHPEVVARLSKDFAAWDKANIEPMFTSRRQFRSEVDGRKVQLFN, from the coding sequence ATGAAGCGCTGGATCCTTGCCTTCGCGGCCTGCTTGGTCGGCCTCGCCACGACGGGCTTTTCCTCACCCGCGAAGCCGCGCGCGCCCAATGTCATCGTCATCCTGACCGACGATCTTGGCTATGGCGATCTGGGCGCCTATGGCGGCAAGGTGATCGACACGCCCAACATCGACGCGCTGGCCGCCTCGGGCGTGCGCTTTACCGCCGGCTATGCGACCGCGGCGGTCTGCGCGCCCTCGCGCGCGGGCCTGATCAGCGGACGCCATCAGGCCCGCTTCGGCTTTGAATTCAATCCCGTCGGGCGTGACGAGCAGACGGGTGTGCCCGTCAGTGAGACCAGCATCGCCCAGGTGATGAAGTCCGCCGGCTATGCGACCGCGATGGTGGGCAAGTGGCACATCGGCCAGGCGCCGGGCTTCCACCCGCTCGACCGGGGTTTCGATAGCTTCTTCGGCTTCCTGGGCGGAGCCGCCAGCTACTTCAAGGATCCGTCGGAAAGCGGTCTGCAGGCCGACACCGGGGCCGACGGCGCCATGACCCGCGCGCGCTTTCCGATCGTGCGCGGACGAACGGTCGTCGAGCAGGGCGGTTACCTGACCGACGTGTTCACCGACGAAGCCATAGGCTTCATCAAGTCCCATCGCCGCCAGCCCTTCTTCCTCTACCTGGCCTATAACGCCCCTCACACCCCGCTGCAGGCGCCCAAGGCCTATACCGACCGCTACGCCCACATCGCCTCGCCCCACCAGCGGCTCTACGCGGCGATGGTCGCGTCGCTGGACGACAATATCGGCCGGTTGCGCAAGGCTCTGGCGGACGAGGATCTGGAACGCGACACGGTGGTCTTCTTCCTCAGCGACAATGGCTGCCCCAACTACATCCGCGGCGCCTGCTCCAACGCACCGTTGTCGGGCTACAAGGCCTTCCCCTGGGAGGGCGGGGTGCGCGTGCCCTTCATCATCTCGGCGCCCGGCCGTATCTCGCCGGGGATGGTCTCCAGCCGGCCCGTCTCGACCCTCGACATCCTGCCCACGGTCGCGCACCTGGCGGGTGTGAAGGCGCCCACGGGCGTCGAAGGACGCGACATCGCCTCGGCGCTCGCGCCGACCGCCAAGCCGGTGGAGCGGGCGTTCTACTGGCGCATGGGACCCAATCACGCCGTGCGCGAAGGAAACTGGAAGCTGCTGGTGGTCAACAAGTCCGACACGGTCGATGACATGACCAACGTGCTGGGCTCGCCGACGCCCGATGGCGTCAAGGCGCAGGTCTCGCCGCTGGGCCAGTGGACGCTGCTGTTCGACGTCTCGAAGGATCCGGGCGAGAAGCACGATCTGGCCAGCGCCCATCCTGAAGTGGTGGCGCGCCTTTCGAAAGACTTCGCCGCCTGGGACAAGGCCAATATCGAGCCGATGTTCACCAGCCGACGGCAGTTCCGCTCCGAGGTCGACGGACGCAAGGTGCAGCTGTTCAACTGA
- a CDS encoding RNA polymerase sigma factor, with amino-acid sequence MDAALVKQARAGSQAAFARLVAIHERPLRGFLRKSGWIDADDIAQEAFVAAWAGLHKLRADDGFRAWLYGVAWKKALSQRRGAQRAAARDEAWRGEQELEAATDVAAEDRLALEAALATLPEDQRACVTLCLGQGWSHAEAAEALGLPLGTVKSHVTRGRERLLSVLGGAS; translated from the coding sequence ATGGACGCCGCGCTCGTCAAGCAGGCGCGCGCGGGGTCCCAGGCCGCCTTCGCTCGTCTGGTGGCGATCCATGAACGGCCTCTGCGCGGCTTTCTGCGCAAGAGTGGCTGGATCGACGCCGACGACATCGCCCAGGAAGCCTTCGTGGCGGCGTGGGCGGGGCTCCACAAGTTGCGCGCCGACGACGGCTTTCGGGCCTGGCTCTACGGCGTCGCGTGGAAAAAAGCCTTGTCCCAAAGGCGCGGCGCCCAGCGCGCGGCGGCGCGGGACGAGGCCTGGCGGGGCGAACAGGAACTCGAGGCCGCCACCGACGTCGCGGCCGAGGATCGCCTGGCGCTCGAGGCGGCGCTGGCGACCTTGCCCGAGGACCAGCGGGCTTGTGTAACCCTCTGCCTGGGGCAAGGCTGGTCGCACGCCGAGGCGGCCGAAGCGCTGGGGCTTCCCCTCGGCACGGTCAAATCGCATGTTACCCGTGGCCGCGAGCGGCTGCTGTCGGTTCTGGGAGGCGCGTCATGA
- a CDS encoding HAD family hydrolase, producing MGLSLGENGRDVAALKGDFERVGENGVSRYELVIFDFDGTLADSAAWMMRAVNPMARRYGFKTVTDEEIEMLRGRSTREVIRYLGVSPWKLPLIARAGKKLMAADAHTIPLFPETAKMLRALHEAGVKIAVVSSNSEDVIRRVLGPELADLISLYACGASLFGKARKFKQVTARGVSRDKVICIGDETRDIEAARAVGLDCGAVGWGYAKPSILAEHRPTVSFNSMSEIISFVAASEARGGGD from the coding sequence ATCGGTCTATCACTTGGGGAGAACGGTCGCGACGTCGCGGCGCTCAAGGGGGACTTTGAACGAGTGGGGGAGAACGGCGTCTCGCGGTACGAACTGGTCATCTTTGACTTCGACGGAACGCTGGCCGACAGCGCCGCGTGGATGATGCGCGCCGTCAATCCGATGGCGCGCCGTTATGGCTTCAAGACCGTCACCGACGAAGAGATCGAGATGCTGCGCGGGCGCAGCACGCGCGAGGTGATCCGCTATCTGGGCGTCTCGCCCTGGAAGCTTCCGCTAATCGCGCGCGCCGGCAAGAAATTGATGGCCGCCGACGCCCATACGATCCCACTGTTCCCCGAAACCGCCAAGATGCTGCGCGCCCTGCACGAAGCCGGCGTCAAGATCGCGGTGGTCAGCTCCAACAGCGAAGACGTCATTCGCCGGGTGCTGGGACCTGAACTGGCGGACCTCATCAGCCTCTACGCCTGCGGCGCGTCGCTGTTTGGCAAGGCTCGCAAGTTCAAGCAGGTCACGGCGCGCGGCGTCTCGCGCGACAAGGTGATCTGCATCGGCGACGAGACGCGCGATATCGAAGCCGCCCGGGCCGTGGGCCTCGACTGCGGCGCCGTCGGCTGGGGCTACGCCAAGCCCTCGATCCTGGCCGAGCACCGTCCGACGGTGTCGTTCAACTCGATGTCCGAAATTATTTCGTTCGTGGCCGCATCCGAAGCGCGAGGCGGCGGCGACTAA
- a CDS encoding PQQ-like beta-propeller repeat protein — MSRLMMSKRSVALVALMSASVAVSGCSTVSKLNPFDKSEKNKSTASQGQRISIIAFDQKVEANESLKGADFFLPDPVVQTEWRLPGGNAEQSIEHVDAGKAFEVAWKRGFGKKGGRTFHVTAPPVSAGDRIYVMDGAATVSALDAKTGSTVWHKDLRPAAGPTKKGGFLGLIPKKNDRLGFGGGLALGTDNKLYVASGFRFVAQIDAASGNLGWTQQASTPIHAAPTVVDGRVFVVSTDNELLTFDAATGAPGWTYQALSEPARILAASTPAVSGDTVVAGFASGELVALRAANGNDLWSEALSRASRTNALSEIRDIPGRPVIYKGDVFAVSHSGVFAATDLRTGQARWSLPVTGITTPWVAGDVVYVVDKAGQVICVSRESGSVYWIQDLNNTEALTKKQKKKRAKHPILWSTPILANGRLITVSSQGEAVALNAKTGAKEKTLKIGSPVLINPIAVGDMIYVVTDDAELVAIR, encoded by the coding sequence ATGAGCCGCCTGATGATGTCCAAGCGTTCCGTCGCCCTGGTGGCGCTGATGTCGGCCTCGGTGGCCGTCAGCGGCTGCTCGACGGTCTCCAAGCTCAATCCGTTCGATAAGAGCGAGAAGAACAAGAGCACCGCCAGCCAAGGCCAGCGGATCTCGATCATCGCTTTCGACCAGAAGGTCGAGGCCAATGAGTCGCTGAAGGGCGCGGACTTTTTCCTGCCCGACCCGGTCGTCCAGACCGAATGGCGCCTGCCGGGCGGCAACGCCGAGCAGTCGATCGAGCACGTCGACGCGGGCAAGGCCTTCGAGGTCGCCTGGAAGCGCGGCTTCGGCAAGAAGGGCGGCCGCACGTTCCACGTCACCGCCCCGCCGGTCTCGGCCGGCGACCGCATCTATGTGATGGACGGCGCGGCCACGGTTTCGGCGCTGGACGCCAAGACCGGCTCGACCGTCTGGCATAAGGATCTGCGCCCGGCCGCCGGTCCGACCAAGAAGGGCGGCTTCCTGGGCCTGATTCCCAAGAAGAACGATCGCCTGGGCTTCGGCGGCGGCTTGGCCTTGGGGACGGACAACAAGCTGTACGTCGCCTCGGGCTTCCGCTTTGTGGCCCAGATCGACGCCGCCAGCGGAAACCTCGGCTGGACCCAGCAGGCGTCGACTCCGATCCACGCCGCCCCGACTGTCGTCGACGGCCGCGTCTTCGTGGTTTCGACCGACAACGAACTCCTGACCTTCGACGCCGCCACCGGCGCGCCGGGCTGGACCTATCAGGCCCTTAGCGAGCCCGCGCGCATCCTGGCCGCCTCGACCCCCGCCGTCAGCGGCGACACCGTGGTGGCCGGCTTCGCCTCGGGCGAACTGGTGGCCCTGCGCGCCGCCAACGGCAACGACCTGTGGAGCGAGGCCCTGAGCCGCGCCAGCCGCACCAACGCCCTGTCGGAGATCCGGGACATCCCGGGCCGTCCGGTCATCTACAAGGGCGACGTCTTCGCGGTCAGCCACTCGGGCGTCTTCGCGGCCACCGACCTGCGCACCGGCCAGGCCCGCTGGAGCCTGCCCGTCACCGGCATCACCACCCCGTGGGTCGCCGGCGACGTCGTCTATGTCGTCGACAAGGCCGGCCAGGTGATCTGCGTCTCGCGCGAAAGCGGCTCGGTCTACTGGATCCAGGATCTCAACAACACCGAGGCCCTGACCAAGAAGCAGAAGAAGAAGCGCGCCAAGCACCCGATCCTGTGGTCGACGCCGATCCTGGCCAACGGCCGCCTGATCACGGTGTCCAGCCAAGGCGAGGCCGTGGCGCTGAACGCCAAGACCGGCGCCAAGGAAAAGACCCTGAAGATCGGCTCGCCCGTCCTGATCAACCCGATCGCGGTGGGCGACATGATCTACGTGGTCACGGACGACGCCGAACTGGTCGCCATCCGCTGA
- the panB gene encoding 3-methyl-2-oxobutanoate hydroxymethyltransferase — protein sequence MSAHREETVRRLAAPDIAARKGGKPIVCLTAYTAPVAAALDDACDVLLVGDSVGMVVHGLPNTVGVTLDMMILHGQAVMRGSRKAMVVIDMPFGSYEGSHEEAYANAVRIMKETGAQAVKVESGPTVAETIAYLTQRGVPVMGHVGLRPQAVLLEGGFKAKGKDEAGRAKVLEEARLTAEAGAFAIVVEGVAEGLAREVTEAVSVPTIGIGASAACDGQVLVVDDMLGLFDWTPKFVRRYADLKGEIQRAAAQYARDVQDRSFPGEAETYYAKKA from the coding sequence CTGTCCGCTCACCGTGAAGAGACGGTTCGCCGTCTGGCCGCCCCCGACATCGCCGCTCGCAAGGGCGGCAAGCCGATCGTCTGCCTGACCGCCTATACGGCCCCCGTGGCCGCCGCTCTGGACGACGCCTGCGACGTGCTCCTGGTCGGCGATTCCGTCGGCATGGTCGTCCATGGCCTGCCCAATACGGTCGGCGTGACTCTGGACATGATGATCCTGCACGGCCAGGCCGTTATGCGCGGCTCGCGCAAGGCCATGGTGGTGATCGACATGCCGTTCGGCTCGTACGAGGGCTCGCACGAGGAGGCCTACGCCAACGCCGTGCGGATCATGAAGGAGACCGGCGCCCAGGCGGTGAAGGTCGAGAGCGGCCCGACCGTGGCCGAGACGATCGCCTATCTCACCCAACGCGGCGTGCCGGTCATGGGTCACGTCGGCCTTCGTCCTCAGGCCGTGCTGCTGGAAGGCGGCTTCAAGGCCAAGGGCAAGGACGAGGCGGGCCGCGCCAAGGTGCTTGAGGAAGCGCGCCTGACCGCCGAGGCCGGCGCTTTCGCGATCGTGGTCGAGGGCGTGGCCGAAGGGTTGGCCCGCGAGGTGACCGAGGCCGTCAGCGTCCCGACCATCGGCATCGGCGCCTCGGCCGCCTGCGACGGCCAGGTGCTGGTCGTCGACGACATGCTGGGCCTGTTCGACTGGACCCCCAAGTTCGTCCGCCGCTACGCCGACCTGAAGGGCGAAATCCAGCGCGCCGCCGCCCAATACGCCCGCGATGTTCAGGATCGCAGCTTCCCGGGCGAGGCCGAGACCTACTACGCGAAGAAGGCCTGA
- a CDS encoding cytochrome b/b6 domain-containing protein yields MSSDAPSIAPRQRGFKLWDAPTRLTHWALVGLIGFSWWSASTGHMDWHRWSGYSVLALITFRLIWGVVGSQSARFSQFVKGPRTVLAYARTLGDRTPSSTPGHNPVGALSVLALLAAIVTQVVTGLFSVDIDGLESGPLADRVSFETGRQFAQWHDWSFTAIQALVLAHVAAVVFYLVYKRSNLIRPMVTGRRRLDADPQLAFAPPWLALLIALVAAALTYWVMKGLRF; encoded by the coding sequence ATGTCCTCGGACGCTCCCTCGATCGCGCCCAGACAGCGTGGCTTCAAGCTCTGGGACGCGCCTACGCGCCTGACCCATTGGGCGCTGGTCGGGCTGATCGGCTTTTCCTGGTGGTCGGCCAGCACGGGACACATGGATTGGCACCGCTGGTCCGGCTATTCTGTTCTGGCCCTGATCACCTTCCGGCTGATCTGGGGCGTGGTGGGCAGCCAGAGCGCGCGGTTCTCGCAGTTCGTGAAGGGGCCGAGGACGGTGCTGGCCTACGCCCGCACGCTGGGTGATCGGACGCCGTCGTCGACGCCGGGGCACAATCCGGTCGGGGCTCTCAGTGTCCTGGCCTTGCTGGCGGCCATCGTCACCCAGGTGGTGACGGGGCTGTTCTCGGTCGACATCGACGGCCTGGAGTCCGGTCCGCTGGCCGATCGGGTCAGCTTCGAGACAGGCCGCCAGTTCGCCCAGTGGCATGACTGGAGCTTTACGGCCATCCAGGCGCTGGTGCTCGCGCATGTGGCGGCCGTCGTCTTCTACCTTGTCTACAAGCGCTCGAACCTGATCCGCCCGATGGTCACCGGGCGGCGACGATTGGATGCCGATCCGCAGTTGGCCTTCGCGCCGCCATGGTTGGCGCTTTTGATCGCCCTTGTCGCGGCGGCTTTGACCTACTGGGTGATGAAGGGCCTGCGGTTCTAG
- a CDS encoding 2'-5' RNA ligase family protein, translated as MTQLGLPGFDPPTPTDRLMFLLYPDAATAERIGEEARRLREALGLRGQPLQTDRFHVTLHHLGDYVGLPAEIVRKGEAAGLGVSAAPFEVVLDRAMSFANRPGNNPFTLQAGAGLDALVGFQQRLGLEMAKVGLKPDKAFVPHVTLQYDGQVVPAQAIAPIRWTIDRFVLVQSKLGQTRHIVLKSWVLTG; from the coding sequence ATGACACAACTGGGTTTGCCGGGTTTCGACCCGCCGACGCCGACCGATCGGCTGATGTTCCTGCTATATCCGGACGCGGCCACGGCCGAGCGGATCGGAGAAGAGGCCCGGCGGTTGCGCGAGGCGCTCGGTCTGCGCGGTCAGCCGCTGCAGACGGACCGCTTCCACGTCACCCTGCATCACCTGGGCGACTATGTGGGTCTTCCCGCCGAGATCGTGCGGAAGGGCGAGGCGGCGGGCCTGGGCGTCAGCGCCGCGCCGTTCGAGGTCGTCCTCGATCGCGCGATGAGCTTCGCCAATCGTCCAGGGAACAATCCCTTCACGCTGCAGGCCGGCGCGGGTCTCGACGCCCTGGTCGGCTTCCAGCAACGGCTGGGACTGGAGATGGCCAAGGTCGGCCTGAAGCCGGACAAGGCCTTCGTTCCGCATGTGACGCTGCAGTATGACGGCCAGGTCGTTCCAGCCCAGGCCATCGCGCCGATCCGATGGACGATCGATCGCTTTGTCCTTGTCCAGAGCAAGCTGGGCCAGACCCGTCACATCGTGCTCAAGAGCTGGGTTCTCACCGGCTGA
- a CDS encoding tetratricopeptide repeat protein yields MVDVFDEVEEQLRAERYQSLAVKSLPWVATAVVAAVIGVGGYWGWKSYQTSQADKASEAYQAALETAQKAGPDKAFGQFKAVADGGARGYKALALLQMGDIRIEENKTKEAVAYFDEAAKAAPDPILGDLARLKSAFALMDTASYKDIEARLTPLAGEKSPYRVYAKEALAFAKLQAGDVAGARGDFVVLANSLDNTSEEVRQRAQAAMQLIDSGTAKDLAAAVKAAASLPAMPPMGQIPPAAAPNAAPNAAQ; encoded by the coding sequence GTGGTCGATGTTTTTGACGAAGTCGAAGAACAGCTTCGGGCGGAGCGTTATCAGTCGCTCGCCGTCAAGTCGCTGCCGTGGGTCGCGACGGCGGTCGTAGCGGCGGTGATCGGCGTCGGCGGCTACTGGGGCTGGAAGTCCTATCAGACCAGTCAGGCCGACAAGGCCTCGGAAGCTTATCAAGCCGCGCTCGAGACCGCCCAGAAGGCCGGCCCGGACAAGGCGTTCGGCCAGTTCAAGGCCGTCGCCGACGGCGGCGCGCGCGGCTACAAGGCCCTGGCGCTGCTGCAGATGGGCGACATCCGCATCGAAGAAAACAAGACCAAGGAGGCCGTCGCCTATTTCGACGAGGCCGCCAAGGCCGCGCCCGACCCCATCCTCGGTGATCTGGCCCGCCTCAAATCCGCCTTCGCCCTGATGGACACCGCGTCCTACAAGGACATCGAAGCGAGGTTGACGCCTTTGGCGGGGGAAAAGAGCCCGTACCGCGTGTACGCCAAGGAGGCGCTGGCCTTCGCCAAGCTGCAAGCCGGCGACGTCGCCGGCGCGCGCGGCGACTTCGTCGTGCTCGCCAATTCGCTCGACAATACGTCTGAAGAAGTGCGCCAGCGCGCCCAGGCGGCGATGCAGCTGATCGACTCGGGCACGGCCAAGGATCTGGCCGCCGCGGTGAAAGCCGCCGCCAGCCTGCCCGCCATGCCGCCCATGGGCCAGATTCCGCCCGCCGCGGCTCCGAACGCCGCCCCCAACGCCGCCCAATGA
- a CDS encoding DUF2147 domain-containing protein — protein sequence MNRVALGFAILGLAFASAQGAWAADPSPPRAGDIYGVWSNPKGSVHIEIKPCGEGTCGNVVWANAEAQADVRKGSNRELVGMQLLRDFSPSGPVDWKGRVFVPDLNMTFSGQVRLLSRASLRAKGCLLPNFLCKSQVWTRVETAARAS from the coding sequence ATGAACCGAGTGGCGTTGGGATTTGCGATCCTGGGATTGGCCTTCGCGAGCGCGCAGGGGGCCTGGGCCGCCGATCCTTCGCCGCCGCGGGCGGGCGACATCTACGGCGTCTGGAGCAACCCGAAGGGCAGCGTCCACATCGAGATCAAGCCTTGCGGCGAGGGCACCTGCGGCAACGTGGTCTGGGCCAACGCCGAAGCCCAGGCCGACGTCCGCAAGGGCAGCAATCGCGAACTGGTCGGCATGCAGCTGCTTCGCGATTTCTCGCCGAGCGGTCCGGTGGACTGGAAGGGGCGGGTGTTCGTGCCTGACCTGAACATGACCTTCTCGGGCCAGGTGCGCCTGCTGAGCCGCGCGTCCCTGCGCGCCAAAGGCTGTCTGCTGCCGAACTTCCTCTGCAAGTCGCAGGTCTGGACCCGCGTCGAAACCGCCGCGCGGGCGTCCTAG
- a CDS encoding ArsC family reductase yields MTLTMYGIKNCDTVAKARKWLEDRGQAYVFHDYKASGIDRPRLEAWVDELGWEPLLNRAGTTFRKLDDADKQGIDREKAIGLMLANPSMIKRPVLDLGRRRLVGFKPDLYESALG; encoded by the coding sequence ATGACCCTGACGATGTATGGCATCAAGAACTGCGACACGGTCGCCAAGGCCCGCAAGTGGCTGGAGGACCGAGGGCAGGCCTACGTCTTCCACGACTACAAGGCCTCCGGGATCGACCGTCCTCGCCTGGAGGCCTGGGTCGACGAGTTGGGCTGGGAGCCGCTGCTCAATCGCGCGGGGACGACGTTTCGCAAGCTCGACGACGCCGACAAGCAAGGGATCGACCGGGAAAAGGCGATCGGCCTGATGCTGGCCAATCCTTCGATGATCAAGCGTCCGGTCCTGGATCTGGGACGCCGGCGTTTGGTCGGCTTCAAGCCGGATCTCTATGAGTCCGCGCTGGGCTAG
- a CDS encoding DUF6249 domain-containing protein, producing MGPEIIVPIGAFAMVVAIVVLPFYFKSKERQEMQATIRAAIDKGQPLPPEVIETLTKSVKLPPSRLRDLRTGVIWLAVGVGVGLATYFGDFIHGGDDFDGFGIASIPAVIGVAYIVLSFFNPNKEPRV from the coding sequence ATGGGTCCTGAAATCATCGTCCCGATCGGCGCCTTCGCCATGGTCGTCGCGATCGTCGTGTTGCCCTTCTACTTCAAGAGCAAGGAGCGCCAGGAGATGCAGGCGACGATCCGCGCCGCCATCGACAAAGGCCAGCCTCTGCCGCCCGAGGTCATCGAAACCCTGACCAAGAGCGTGAAGCTGCCGCCGAGCCGTCTGCGCGACCTGCGCACCGGCGTCATCTGGCTGGCGGTGGGCGTTGGCGTAGGCTTGGCCACCTATTTCGGCGACTTTATCCACGGGGGCGACGATTTCGACGGGTTCGGCATCGCCAGCATCCCCGCCGTGATCGGCGTCGCCTATATCGTCCTCAGCTTCTTCAATCCGAACAAGGAGCCGCGGGTCTAG